The genomic segment TGAACGAGAACGAGATCCGGTTTGACATCCTTCATGACGAGATCGAGTCCTTCAAGACCACGCGTCGTGATGTCGACGAGCGTCTGACGGGGTTGCATGATATTGAGGTCAGAATCCGGTTCAATCTCGAACATCCGTAACACTTGATCAAGCATTTCGCGGTGTTGCGCCGTGATCGTCACATGGACATCGAACGCTGGATTTTGTTTTAAGGCATTGACGAGCGGTGCCATCTTGATGGCTTCCGGCCGTGTTCCAAAGATGGGCATGACTTTGATGGGCATCATTACTTCCTCCTTTTTCTACTTCCTCCATTTAAGCATAGTTGAAAGCTGTCCTGCATCTTACAACAAAAAAAGCAGCCTGCCAGGAGTGGCAGACTGCTTCTGTCTTACTTCGTACCGAACAAACGATCACCCGCATCCCCGAGTCCAGGGACGATGTAGCCATGATCGTTCAGTTTTTCATCGAGTGCCGCGAGGTAAATATCGACATCCGGATGCTCTTCCTGAACGCGTTTGACGCCTTCAGGTGCTGCACACAGGCAAGCCAGTTTAATGCTTTTCGCGCCTTGTTTCTTTAAAGAGGAGATTGCGTCAGCAGCCGAACCGCCTGTCGCAAGCATTGGATCGACGACGACGAAATCACGTTCTGCGACGTCCGTCGGCAACTTGAGGTAGTATTCCGTTGGTTCAAGCGTCTCTGGATCACGGTAAAGACCGATGTGACCGACTTTGACGTTCGGCATCATCCGAAGCATCCCGTCGACCATCCCTAGTCCTGCGCGAAGGATCGGAACGATTCCGAGCTTCTTGCCTTCAATCATCTTCTGCGTCGTTTTCGTGACCGGTGTCTCGATCGCGACTTCTGTGAGTGGAAGGTCACGCGTGATTTCATATGCCATCAATGAAGCCACTTCGTCGACAAGCTCCCGGAATTGTTTCGTCCCCGTTTCGACTTTACGCATGATTGTCATTTTGTGCTGAATCAATGGGTGATCAAATACATGTACTTTACTCATTGTTTGCATCTCCTCTCAATTCTCTTTTCGCATTGTACTCCAAAAAGTGACCGCTTGGGAACTGTTTTTTTGGAATCACTCCTCCCCAAGCGTACTTTTCCCGTCAAGAATCGCTTGCGCCGCATAGGACCATTCATTATCTGGTTGCTTCGCTAATTCTTCTAACGTCGCCTTATAATTGCCGACCTTATTCTTTTGTTCATAGACGGCCTGCATCCATAACACATCACTCATGTAGCCCGAATCCGGGAAGTCCTCTCGATACGCGACATAATCCGTTTGTTTCGTTTCACCTAGCTTGCCTGCAGCAATCAATTTGTAGAAACGTGCCATGCCCTTCGTCGTTTTGTCCGTCAAGACTTTCCCCGTCAACAAGCGGTTCGCTGACTTATAATCCTTTTCTTGCGTCGCAGCGATCGCCTGTTTCAATGTTTCTTCGGGAGAAAGCGTCTTCGCTGCATCCGTAGTCGCTTTTGGTTTCGTTGTGTCTTTCGATTTCGCTGTCTCTTTTGGTTTCGCTGGTGCTTGTTCTGTCAGCTGTTCATTCTTTTCTTTTAATTGCTCGACTTCTTTTTCAAGCGCGGCCAATTTTTGTTCAACGTTCTCTTGATTGGTCACGACCGGCGCTTCTTCCGGTTGTGAGAAGTCAAGTTGAAAGAGACCGAGAACGGCGAGACCCGCAACAAGCAATCCGCCGAGCATCCACGGATTCGATTGCAGCTGCTTTTTCCACGGTTTGAGCTGCGGATGATTTTGGACAGCTGCCGGGAGCATGGAAAAACGTTTTTTGACGAGCCGTTTCCCGCCGGCTTTTCCGGCGATTGCTAACCGATAGCGCTGGAGCTCCGCCGGAATCCCTTTGTTCTTCCACTGGCTGAATCGCGTGTCCGCTTGTTCATAAAAACCTGCTTCCTGCATGATAACGATCGCTTTAAAGTCTTCACTGAGTCGTTTATATTCACGTTCCGTCTGACTTTTTTTAGTCAGCCAGTCCGCAATTTGAGTCGTATTGATTGTTTCGAGTTCTG from the Exiguobacterium oxidotolerans JCM 12280 genome contains:
- the upp gene encoding uracil phosphoribosyltransferase translates to MSKVHVFDHPLIQHKMTIMRKVETGTKQFRELVDEVASLMAYEITRDLPLTEVAIETPVTKTTQKMIEGKKLGIVPILRAGLGMVDGMLRMMPNVKVGHIGLYRDPETLEPTEYYLKLPTDVAERDFVVVDPMLATGGSAADAISSLKKQGAKSIKLACLCAAPEGVKRVQEEHPDVDIYLAALDEKLNDHGYIVPGLGDAGDRLFGTK